One Scomber scombrus chromosome 4, fScoSco1.1, whole genome shotgun sequence genomic region harbors:
- the cabp1a gene encoding calcium-binding protein 1a isoform X2 yields MGNCLDSPLRTVRLSYDRELRPEEMDELRDAFKEFDKDKDGFISCKDLGNCMRTMGYMPTEMELIELSQQINMNLGGHVDFEDFVELMGPKLLAETADMIGIKELKEAFREFDTNGDGAISTSELRDAMRKLLGQQVGLKEVEDILRDVDLNGDGLVDFEEFVRMMSR; encoded by the exons ATGGGCAACTGCTTAGACTCGCCTCTCAGAACGGTAAGATTGTCTTAT gACAGAGAGCTGCGGCCAGAGGAAATGGATG AGTTGCGGGATGCTTTTAAAGAGTTTGACAAGGACAAGGACGGTTTCATCAGCTGTAAAGACCTTGGAAACTGTATGAGAACCATGGGATACATGCCCACTGAAATGGAGCTGATAGAACTGAGCCAACAGATAAACATGAACT TGGGAGGTCATGTTGATTTTGAGGATTTTGTAGAGTTGATGGGCCCAAAACTCCTCGCCGAAACTGCAGACATGATTGGAATAAAAGAGTTGAAAGAAGCCTTCAGAGAG TTTGACACTAATGGAGATGGTGCCATAAGCACGTCGGAGCTCCGAGACGCAATGAGGAAACTGTTGGGTCAACAG GTGGGTCTAAAGGAAGTAGAAGATATCCTGAGGGATGTTGACTTGAACGGGGATGGGCTTGTTGACTTTGAAG AGTTTGTACGTATGATGTCTCGCTAA
- the cabp1a gene encoding calcium-binding protein 1a isoform X1 — protein MSSSFPKSESKTSLLKSSSAARRPTHLPERSAESRRSQHQHQHQHQHHHRPAALRSSSNAEESFWSAECDISARRPLCHPSLIGSPVSDNAAARVKSKSHAPHSEVPDPPEANGEAGRGVKERCRSSKPTHRHHHRRKHNRDQDRPAQAGGPPESEHPRRCHTTLTRPVPRLPSLSDSNDDRAPLCEPRGHKGASSANSGGQVSSPSPSTCSLVPLSSRSSRRSRRSSAASFASDINLRTILNSLFGQDRELRPEEMDELRDAFKEFDKDKDGFISCKDLGNCMRTMGYMPTEMELIELSQQINMNLGGHVDFEDFVELMGPKLLAETADMIGIKELKEAFREFDTNGDGAISTSELRDAMRKLLGQQVGLKEVEDILRDVDLNGDGLVDFEEFVRMMSR, from the exons ATGAGCTCATCCTTTCCTAAATCTGAATCAAAGACTTCCTTGCTGAAATCATCCTCAGCGGCGAGGAGACCGACACACCTCCCCGAACGCTCAGCAGAAAGCCGGAGAagtcagcatcagcatcagcaccagcaccagcatcACCACCGTCCCGCTGCACTCCGGAGCAGCAGCAACGCAGAGGAGTCTTTCTGGTCTGCCGAGTGCGACATCAGTGCCCGGAGACCCCTCTGTCACCCTTCTCTCATCGGCAGCCCTGTCAGCGATAATGCTGCCGctcgggtcaagtccaagtcacaTGCCCCTCACAGCGAAGTTCCCGACCCGCCGGAGGCAAACGGCGAGGCGGGCCGAGGTGTGAAAGAGCGCTGCAGGTCATCCAAACCCACACACCGGCACCACCACCGCAGGAAGCACAACCGGGACCAGGACCGTCCAGCCCAAGCAGGAGGACCACCTGAATCAGAACATCCCCGTCGCTGTCACACCACGCTCACCCGCCCGGTCCCCAGGTTGCCCTCTCTGTCGGACAGCAACGACGACAGAGCTCCTCTCTGTGAACCGCGGGGCCACAAGGGGGCCAGCTCGGCCAACAGCGGCGGTCAGGTCAGCAGTCCATCCCCGTCCACTTGCTCCCTGGTCCCGCTGTCCAGCAGGTCTTCACGTCGTTCCCGGAGGTCCAGTGCTGCTTCTTTTGCATCCGACATCAATTTACGCACTATCCTCAATTCACTGTTTGGGCAG gACAGAGAGCTGCGGCCAGAGGAAATGGATG AGTTGCGGGATGCTTTTAAAGAGTTTGACAAGGACAAGGACGGTTTCATCAGCTGTAAAGACCTTGGAAACTGTATGAGAACCATGGGATACATGCCCACTGAAATGGAGCTGATAGAACTGAGCCAACAGATAAACATGAACT TGGGAGGTCATGTTGATTTTGAGGATTTTGTAGAGTTGATGGGCCCAAAACTCCTCGCCGAAACTGCAGACATGATTGGAATAAAAGAGTTGAAAGAAGCCTTCAGAGAG TTTGACACTAATGGAGATGGTGCCATAAGCACGTCGGAGCTCCGAGACGCAATGAGGAAACTGTTGGGTCAACAG GTGGGTCTAAAGGAAGTAGAAGATATCCTGAGGGATGTTGACTTGAACGGGGATGGGCTTGTTGACTTTGAAG AGTTTGTACGTATGATGTCTCGCTAA
- the asphd2 gene encoding aspartate beta-hydroxylase domain-containing protein 2, whose amino-acid sequence MEWSLESVREMVAGGMQSIRECEICAFAIAMCVLLLFMWYCYRVGREHGSSPLRGRYLTGPSRIGGVVGGFMSSDCRGRGKGKHGSMLEEQNGFAFCQSSECFRCTSAGESLNQRLYHSLQDYAKRYTWSGMGRVHKGVRDQGRYLNSRPTIQRPEVFFLPDLPSAPFFSREVQRHDVELLEQSFPALLAEFESIYHQPPARSGSSLPPGWKANNTPRGQWWTYYLVNQGTPLVLNVRRCPRAWRVLGQLRTFIANNVFGNACFSVLTPGALITEHYGPTNVRLRCHLGLRVPPSCELVVGGEPQCWSEGSCLLFDDSFLHRAFHEGGAEDGPRVVFMVDLWHPNVAAAERQALDYIFTPGRLEEKEGK is encoded by the exons ATGGAGTGGTCACTAGAGAGCGTGAGGGAGATGGTGGCTGGAGGGATGCAGTCTATAAGGGAGTGTGAGATCTGCGCTTTTGCCATAGCcatgtgtgtgctgctgctgttcatgtGGTATTGTTACAGGGTGGGCCGAGAACACGGCTCCAGCCCTCTGCGTGGGAGGTATCTGACCGGGCCCAGCCGGATCGGAGGGGTGGTGGGAGGCTTCATGAGTTCAGACTGCCGTGGCAGGGGTAAAGGGAAGCACGGGTCAATGTTAGAGGAGCAGAACGGCTTCGCTTTCTGCCAGTCCTCGGAATGCTTCCGCTGCACCAGCGCCGGAGAGAGTCTGAACCAGAGGCTCTATCACAGCCTGCAGGATTACGCCAAACGTTACACCTGGTCAGGTATGGGCAGGGTGCATAAAGGAGTCCGTGACCAGGGCCGATACCTTAACAGCAGACCCACCATCCAGCGGCCGGAGGTGTTCTTCCTCCCCGACCTACCGTCAGCCCCTTTCTTCTCCAGAGAAGTGCAGAGACACGACGTGGAGCTGCTGGAACAGAGCTTCCCCGCCCTTCTGGCTGAGTTTGAGAGCATCTACCACCAACCCCCCGCCCGCAGCGGCTCTTCCCTCCCACCCGGGTGGAAAGCCAACAACACTCCCCGTGGGCAGTGGTGGACCTACTACCTGGTCAACCAAGGAACCCCCCTGGTTCTTAATGTTAGAAGGTGTCCTCGGGCGTGGAGGGTGCTGGGCCAGCTGCGCACCTTCATTGCCAACAACGTGTTCGGAAACGCCTGCTTCTCCGTGCTGACGCCCGGGGCTCTGATCACCGAGCATTACGGTCCAACAAATGTCAGGCTGCGCTGCCACCTGG GTCTCAGAGTGCCCCCTTCCTGCGAGCTTGTAGTTGGAGGAGAGCCACAGTGCTGGTCTGAGGGCAGCTGTCTGCTTTTTGACGACTCCTTCCTCCACAGGGCCTTCCACGAGG gtggcGCAGAGGACGGCCCCAGGGTGGTCTTCATGGTGGACCTCTGGCACCCCAATGTGGCCGCTGCTGAAAGACAAGCCTTGGACTACATTTTTACCCCAGGCCGCttagaggagaaagaggggaaataG